In Drosophila miranda strain MSH22 chromosome Y unlocalized genomic scaffold, D.miranda_PacBio2.1 Contig_Y3_pilon, whole genome shotgun sequence, a single window of DNA contains:
- the LOC117194373 gene encoding uncharacterized protein LOC117194373 isoform X1: protein MVTEPKSVEPKVSTKEAQCQSSDCETSQQEPVSQVSSPKGARVGIFNAEDFLSRAQMNEKINNILRSPTKPPNGVRQRSVYTNNPSPQARLRVGMTWGQLSQRMSNISLSSGTDSVGHMDRGSSSSLASSATVGTNTITSGISKECANYPVGSQSARPYVQLPGILISNPPQYGPGNMQEIDAGKMAHNGKALTGRYNATPTYGFDNEQNYCLNSQQLPSPMPPPPYALARVSSTRNFELENHTPPACPGSGPIATTNGTIQLRLRDGVRIDMTLDKAVRVLNQRCMVAVALSRNCSNSALIHPNGRILQSGAKVEIVTYDGMKGNNFVRYAKMWYKGVSFTSEACALISLGDTAGTRTTTDTFTDLTKDYTLAVFYDDSRHGPSYMAEAHDVIANSAYTCTEDGTEIYDINGFRITQAADGLVKVTRVDNKCLIRTSPGNGSATLTTPGIHCTASLGKTSHLFVRRNEKRMHFDGSCFIVRNAGHSAGFNENNLLIVY from the exons atggtcaccgagccgaagtccgttgagcccaaggtcagcaccaaggaggcgcagtgccagtcatcggactgcgagacttcccagcaggagccggtctcgcaagtaagcagcccgaagggcgcccgtgtggggatcttcaatgccgaggacttcttgtcgcgtgctcagatgaacgaaaaaatcaacaacatcttgcgctcgcccaccaagccgcccaacggggtgcgccagcgctccgtctacaccaacaacccatcgccg CAAGCAAGGTTGCGTGTCGGCATGACTTGGGGGCAGCTGTCCCAACGCATGAGCAACATCTCGCTGTCCTCCGGCACGGACTCCGTGGGCCACATGGatcgcggcagcagctccagtctcGCTAGCAGCGCCACCGTTGGCACCAACACCATCACCAGCGGCATTTCCAAGGAGTGCGCCAATTACCCCGTCGGCAGTCAGTCGGCCCGTCCATACGTCCAACTGCCGGGCATACTCATTTCCAACCCTCCCCAGTACGGGCCAGGGAATATGCAGGAAATAGACGCTGGCAAAATGGCGCACAACGGCAAGGCACTCACAGGGCGCTacaatgccacgcccacctatgGCTTCGACAACGAGCAGAACTACTGCCTG AATTCCCAACAGTTGCCGTCTCCAATGCCCCCTCCACCATACGCCTTGGCACGCGTGAGCAGCACACGCAACTTCGAGCTCGAGAACCACACACCGCCGGCATGTCCCGGCTCTGGACCCATTGCCACGACGAACGGCACCATCCAGTTGCGCCTCCGCGATGGCGTGCG CATTGACATGACTCTGGACAAGGCGGTGCGCGTGCTCAATCAGCGCTGCATGGTGGCAGTTGCTCTATcacgcaactgcagcaactcggctttgatccaccccaatggacgcatcttgcagagcggcgctaaagtcgaaatagtcacctacgacggcatgaagggcaataactttgT TCGCTATGCCAAGATGTGGTACAAGGGTGTGAGCTTCACCAGCGAGGCGTGCGCTCTCATCTCCCTGGGGGACACAGCCGGGACGCGCACCACAACCGACACTTTCACCGATCTGACCAAGGACTACACCCTGGCAGTGTTCTATGA CGACTCGCGCCATGGTCCCTCTTATATGGCTGAAGCCCATGACGTGATTGCCAACTCAGCTTACACCTGTACCGAGGATGGCACTGAGATCTATGACATAAACGGATTTCGCATCACCCAGGCAGCCGATGGCCTGGTGAAGGTCACTCGTGTGGACAACAAGTGCTTGATTCGCACCAGTCCCGGCAATGGATCGGCCACTTTGACCACACCTGGCATCCATTGCACTGCCTCTCTGGGCAAGACCTCGCATCTGTTTGTTCG TCGCAATGAGAAGCGCATGCACTTCGATGGATCCTGTTTCATTGTACGCAACGCCGGACACTCCGCCGGCTTCAATGAGAACAACCTGCTCATTGTCTACTGA
- the LOC117194373 gene encoding uncharacterized protein LOC117194373 isoform X2, protein MVTEPKSVEPKVSTKEAQCQSSDCETSQQEPVSQVSSPKGARVGIFNAEDFLSRAQMNEKINNILRSPTKPPNGVRQRSVYTNNPSPQARLRVGMTWGQLSQRMSNISLSSGTDSVGHMDRGSSSSLASSATVGTNTITSGISKECANYPVGSQSARPYVQLPGILISNPPQYGPGNMQEIDAGKMAHNGKALTGRYNATPTYGFDNEQNYCLLPSPMPPPPYALARVSSTRNFELENHTPPACPGSGPIATTNGTIQLRLRDGVRIDMTLDKAVRVLNQRCMVAVALSRNCSNSALIHPNGRILQSGAKVEIVTYDGMKGNNFVRYAKMWYKGVSFTSEACALISLGDTAGTRTTTDTFTDLTKDYTLAVFYDDSRHGPSYMAEAHDVIANSAYTCTEDGTEIYDINGFRITQAADGLVKVTRVDNKCLIRTSPGNGSATLTTPGIHCTASLGKTSHLFVRRNEKRMHFDGSCFIVRNAGHSAGFNENNLLIVY, encoded by the exons atggtcaccgagccgaagtccgttgagcccaaggtcagcaccaaggaggcgcagtgccagtcatcggactgcgagacttcccagcaggagccggtctcgcaagtaagcagcccgaagggcgcccgtgtggggatcttcaatgccgaggacttcttgtcgcgtgctcagatgaacgaaaaaatcaacaacatcttgcgctcgcccaccaagccgcccaacggggtgcgccagcgctccgtctacaccaacaacccatcgccg CAAGCAAGGTTGCGTGTCGGCATGACTTGGGGGCAGCTGTCCCAACGCATGAGCAACATCTCGCTGTCCTCCGGCACGGACTCCGTGGGCCACATGGatcgcggcagcagctccagtctcGCTAGCAGCGCCACCGTTGGCACCAACACCATCACCAGCGGCATTTCCAAGGAGTGCGCCAATTACCCCGTCGGCAGTCAGTCGGCCCGTCCATACGTCCAACTGCCGGGCATACTCATTTCCAACCCTCCCCAGTACGGGCCAGGGAATATGCAGGAAATAGACGCTGGCAAAATGGCGCACAACGGCAAGGCACTCACAGGGCGCTacaatgccacgcccacctatgGCTTCGACAACGAGCAGAACTACTGCCTG TTGCCGTCTCCAATGCCCCCTCCACCATACGCCTTGGCACGCGTGAGCAGCACACGCAACTTCGAGCTCGAGAACCACACACCGCCGGCATGTCCCGGCTCTGGACCCATTGCCACGACGAACGGCACCATCCAGTTGCGCCTCCGCGATGGCGTGCG CATTGACATGACTCTGGACAAGGCGGTGCGCGTGCTCAATCAGCGCTGCATGGTGGCAGTTGCTCTATcacgcaactgcagcaactcggctttgatccaccccaatggacgcatcttgcagagcggcgctaaagtcgaaatagtcacctacgacggcatgaagggcaataactttgT TCGCTATGCCAAGATGTGGTACAAGGGTGTGAGCTTCACCAGCGAGGCGTGCGCTCTCATCTCCCTGGGGGACACAGCCGGGACGCGCACCACAACCGACACTTTCACCGATCTGACCAAGGACTACACCCTGGCAGTGTTCTATGA CGACTCGCGCCATGGTCCCTCTTATATGGCTGAAGCCCATGACGTGATTGCCAACTCAGCTTACACCTGTACCGAGGATGGCACTGAGATCTATGACATAAACGGATTTCGCATCACCCAGGCAGCCGATGGCCTGGTGAAGGTCACTCGTGTGGACAACAAGTGCTTGATTCGCACCAGTCCCGGCAATGGATCGGCCACTTTGACCACACCTGGCATCCATTGCACTGCCTCTCTGGGCAAGACCTCGCATCTGTTTGTTCG TCGCAATGAGAAGCGCATGCACTTCGATGGATCCTGTTTCATTGTACGCAACGCCGGACACTCCGCCGGCTTCAATGAGAACAACCTGCTCATTGTCTACTGA